DNA sequence from the Chlorocebus sabaeus isolate Y175 chromosome 25, mChlSab1.0.hap1, whole genome shotgun sequence genome:
tgcactctagcctggcaacagagtgcgactccatctaaaataaataaataaataaataaataaatcatcctTAATTACGTGCTCCCAGTAATGGGAACCACATTTTGCTTCTAAACTTTAAGCTATTATGCAAAGTGCAAATGATTCCAGAAAGAAAAGGTCTAAAATAATAGGGATAACatttctttatgaaaaactaGTTTGGGAGTCAGGAGCATCCTGGGTCCCTATGAAAGGAAGCaagcaataaataaaagcaagcaaacaaatagGAActcaaggaaggaagagggaacaCACACAGAGTATAGAATGTACAGAGAAATGAAGTCAGAAGAGACAGATTCAAGCATCGCCTTTATGACTGTTTACTAAGTATGTGCCTTTGGTCAGGTCACATAAGCTCtcaggagttgatttttttttttttttttttttttttttttttttttttttttttgagatggagtctcgctctgtcacccaggctggagtgcagtggccagatctcaggtcactgcaagctccacctcctggttcatgccattctcctgcctcagcctcccgagtagctggggctacaggcgccgccacctcgcccggctaatttttttgtattttttagtagagacagggtttcaccgtgttagccaggatggtctcaatctcctgaccttgtgattcacccgtctcagcctcccaaagtgctgggattacaggctagagccaccgcgcccggccaggagttGATTTTTAATTAATGCCAATCACATGTAGTACATTTCAACCATCTACCCTTATAAATAATTGCCACActtctgatctcaaactcctggcttcaaacaattcttctgtgtcagcctcccaaagtggtggaattacaggtgcaggccactgCCCTCAGCCCAAATTTTCACACTTTTaggataaaaaaatcatttttctcctGTAATTAAAAATTGCTGAAATAAAACCTCAGGTTTCTGTCTCTAGTTAGAATTATCTGAGCCTCTCTTTTTCTGTAATTTGAAAGACATTAATATAAAAggggaaatttattttaaagggagGGTCAAATTTATTTCCTGCAAAAGATGATGTCTGCTCTTGCTCTTCTCTGCTTTGGAAAGGATTGAAGGACAGCTAAGATATTAGAAGGATGTATATTGTGTTTATTTATAATGtacatatttggaaaataaatagatCTAAGTCACTGGATGTAAAGACATAGCTTTTAAGCATTTAACATACAATACTTTTTTGGGTGGGCAGGTAACATTGTCACTCATTTAACCCTATGTGATGTGTTATCTTTCTCAGCTATTCCTCAGCCTTCAGGAACACACTTTACATATGGGGATGGTGAGAAATACCAGTGAGAGCAACCTAGCAGGTTTCATCCTTCTGGGGTTTTCTGATTATCCTCAGTTACAGAAGGTTCTATTTGTGCTCATATCGATTCTGTATTTACTAACTATTTTGGggaataccaccatcattctggTTTCTCGTCTGGAACCCAAGCTTCATATGCCgatgtatttcttcctttctcatctcTCTTTCCTGGACCTCTGCTTCACCAGCAGTGTTATTCCCCAGCTCCTGGTAAACCTGTGGGAACCTATGAAAACTATCACTTATGGCGGCTGTGCCGTTCAGCTCTACGTCTCCCACGCCCTGGGATCCACTGAGTGTGTCCTCCTGGCTGTGATGTCCTATGACCGCTACGTGGCTGTCTGCCATCCTCTCCGTTACACTGTCTTAATGCATCCCTGTCTCTGCATGGCCTTGGCATCTGTGGCATGGCTCAGTGGAATAGCCACCACCCTGGTACAGTCCACCCTCACCCTGCAGCTGCCCTTCTGTGGGCATCATCAAGTGGATCATTTCATCTGTGAGGTCCCTGTGCTCATCAAGCTGGCTTGTGTGGACACCACGTTTAACGAGGCTGAGCTTTTCGTGGCTAGTATCCTTTTCCTTATAGTGCCTGTCTCTTTCATCCTGGTCTCCTATGGCTTCATTGCCCACGCGGTGTTGAGGATTAAGTCAGCTACCGGGAGACAGAAAGCATTTGGGACCTGCTCCTCCCACCTGACAGTGGTCGTCATCTTTTATGGAACCATCATATTCATGTACCTGCAGCCAGCCAAGAGTACATCCAGGGACCAGGGAAAGTTTGTTTCTCTCTTCTACACTGTGGTGACCCCTATGCTTAACCCGATTATTTATACCTTGAGGAACAAGGAGGTGAAAGGGGCATTAAAGAAAGTTCTAGCAAAGGCTCTGggagtaaatattttatgatcataaaaaaaattgcaagtgaCGCTgtgatgaatttctttttttcttttttttttttggtaaaagtaaCGTCTTTTAATAAGAGGCTTTTTTATGGGCTCTTCTCCcgttttcttttgattaaataCTTGTACAACATTTTGCATTATGtaaaatacaatggaatatgtCTACATACATACATGAAATATATGTCTACAAAGTCGTAACTTGGCCATTACTCAGTAGTAGTAAAAAGTGAATCCTTTAGTCAATGTATGCTTCAGTGCCTTTGCTGTAGAATATAACATTTGTGTAGTACATTTGAAACTACTTTTAAATAAGATAGGcatgaaaatattcaagaaatgcTTATgtcagccaactttttttttttttttggttgccaATAGCACATGAATCTCTGAGCCTTCCTGTAGATGGACACATAGTTTATTCCTTTCCAAGAATGTAGCAGAGATGCATGCATATTGAGCAAGCTGTAATgaggcaatttttaaattgtacCCTATATGCCATCCTCTTAACATGTGGAAGAGAGGTGTAGACATGCAAATACAACACAAAGACAAAGGGCACACTTTAAAGGTGATGTATAAAGTAGACGAAAGCAGCCTAGTTCTCTGGTTGTGTAGTTGCATCAAAGAAGTAGTTTGAATTGCCTAACACTGGAGTCTCAGTCCATAGAAAAAAACACAGCTGTAAAATTTTCTATGGCTCACATAGATATATAAATAACACTTATCGTTATTATAACTGCGTATCTGTATACgaaacattttcataattttgagATATATCTTCCAGATAAAACCTTAACCAActtgtttaaattatttgcacTAAAATACTGATCTTCATTTACCATGGCTTCGCTCTAAGTGGTCTTTGCCTATACCATTCTTTTTCTGGAAATAaggaatttttgcattttgagtCTAGAAAACGTTGCGTGAACTCGTGGtatgatacttcctatttcactgCATTATAGCAGGCATTGGATTGTATAGTCTGTAGTAAGAAACTATGTCCTCTGTTCAAACTtacatcaaaagaaagaaatgaattcagTGAGATGAGGAAGGATATTGTAGAAGGGTCTTGTAAGTCCAAAAGTGGTAATCATTTTAAATACAGTATTAAACATTAGAGAATGAGCTGTCATTTTTAACTGTTCAGAAGTAGAGGCATAATTAGTAACACAATGCACTGTATGGCTTCTATCCTTTCAGTGTCTCTCAGTTGTTTATTTACCCGTTCGTTACATTTTTGATGTGCAAGTACTGAATATTACATGCAGTGCTAGTTGCTAAGAATAggtagaaaactagaaataaaaggtatatacCCACACTGAACTCATTGCTATTAGAAAAGATGAACCTAAaaacgaaaaatacaaaaattagctgagcatggtgacgcgtgcctgtaatgctagctacttgggaggctgaggcaggagaatcacttgaacccaggaggtggaggttgcagtgagccgagattgtaccactacactccagcctggcaacagagtgagactccatctcaaaaacaaaacaaacaaacaacccccccccaaaacaaaacaaaacaaaacactacaaGATGACCATGAAAATGAAACTGGAATAAGGCCTGTGAAAAAAATAGTGTGTTATGCAATTGATTATCAAGGAGCTAACTGAAGGCTTCCTGGGAAAGTGGCATTTAATTTGCCGCCTCAGAAAAGCTAAGAAGCAACCCTGGAGGACTACAGGGGAAAGGATGggtaaggaaaggaaagagtTTCCTGTAGAAGACTTTGCCTAAGGCAATGCTGTCAAGTTGTCAGCTAGAGCTTTATCTTGACCTTCCAAATCTGGTTAATATGGGTGTGTACCCAACAAATTATAGTGCCTGCTGTTTTCCAAACTCTCCCAAACTTCCCCAAATTTTCTGAGggcttttatttttagagtaaCTATGATCTTTTGCTGTTTATAAAACTCTCATGAGTTTAGAAcactttaaacaaaattatgttttaagcAGAGATAACGCAGATATGACAGAACATGCACTGAAAGCATTTGAATCTTCCttatcattcttttttccttatgcTGGCCCTTCCATCCCTTTCCAGGAGTACCACATTCTTCTCCAATATTAGAAGCAACAATCTCTCTTCCTGCAGTATTTTGACACCAACAAATACCCTGACTTTGAAAGATCCAATTTATAAGCTGACAAGGTTTAAAAATATGCTTACAAACATAGATTTCTCTTGAGTACTACCAAGTGGTACCACGATACCATGGTACTTTGTCAAGTGACAAAGTTCCTCCTTAtgttaccaaaataaaaataatgctctATCATTGTTTGCTGTGGATTTTTAGTAAATTATACCAAATGCTTTAAACTATattggataaaatatttgtagagtAAGTAGGATCTGTAGCTATCAAAATTTTATACTGGACCTTCACTTTCTAATCAATGATAATTTTTCAGAAGAAGACTTGCATAAAGTGGGATatctatttatgtttattttgtcaCCATTCATGGAGACATATATTTCATCCATTAATAAGTTTGCTTATCAAATGTAAACTAAGCTTGTTCTGGGAACTGGGGTCTGAATAATTGGAATCATAGAGATTATAGTGCAACAAGGATGCAATTAAACCAGCACTAacaataaaatgagttaagacttgggtTAGGAAAAGAACTGTAATGGTGAAGTACATACAGTATAAGATATACCCTCTTTTTAGAgatgaaagtattttttctttttttaaaaattttactttaagttctgggatacgtgtcagaacgtgcaggtttgttacataggtatacatgtgccatggtggtttgctgcacctctcAACCCATCAGCTAGGTTTTAAGCTCCatgtgcattaggtatttgtcctaatgctctccctccctttccccgcaatgccctgacaggccccggtgtgtgatgttcccctccctgtgtccatttgttctcattgttcaactcccacttatgagtgagaacatgcggtgttttgttttctgttcctgtgttagtttgctgaagatgatggtttccagcttcatccatgttcctgcaaaggatgtgcactcatccctttttattgctgcatagtattccatgatgtatatggaATACTATGGTATTGCAATggtgccacattgtctttatccagtgtttcattgatgggtatttgggttggttccaagtctttgctactgtaaatagtgctgcaataaacatacatgtgcatgtgtctttacagtaaaatgatttataatcatttgggtatatacccagtaatgggattgctggatcaaatgatatttctggttctagatccttgaggaatcgccacacagtcttccacaatggttgaactactttacactcccacctacagtataaaagtgttcctatttctccacatcctctctagcatctgagtgttgtttcctgacattttttttttttttttttgagacggagtctcgctttgttgcccaggatggagtgcagtggcacgatctcggctcactgaaagctctgcctcccgggttcaagcaattctctgcctcagccttccaagtacctgggattacaggtgctcgccattatgcctagctaattttttttttttttttgtatttttagtggagatggggtttcataatcttggccaggctggtcttgaactcctgagttcatgatccacccaccttggcctcccaaagtgctgggattacaggcgtgaaccaccgcgcctggccagggattattttaaatgtaagtaacaattcaattaaaaacagTGAGTGGCTgactgagtttatttattttattttattttatttttttgagacggagtctcgctctgccgcccaggctggagtgcagtggccggatctcagctcactgcaagctccgcctcccgggttcccgccattctcctgcctcagcctcccgagtagctgggactacaggcgccgccaccacgcccggctaattttttgtatttttagtagagacggggtttcaccgtgttagccaggatggtcttgatctcctgacctcgtgatccacctgcctcggactcccaaagtgctgggattacaggcatgagccaccacgcccagtctgttTAGTCtgtctcctgactttttaacgatcgccgttctaactggcTTGAGaaggtatctcgttgtggttttgatttgcatttctctaatgaccagtgatgaactttttttcatatgtttgttggccgcataaatgtcttcttttgatggggttgttttttcttgcaaatttgcttaagttctttgtagattctggatattagacttttgtcagatggatagattgcaaaatttttctcccattctctgggttgcctgttcactctgatgatagtttcctttgctgtacagaagctctttagtttaattagattccatttgtcaattttggcttttgttgccattgcttttggtgttttagttatgaagtctttgctcatgcttatgtcctgaatggtattgcctgggttttcttctaggggttttatggttttaggtttaagtctttaatccaccttgagttaatctttgtataagatgtaaggaaggggtccagtttctgttttctgcttatggctaagccaattttcccagcaccatttattaaatagggaatcctttccccattgcttgtttttgtcaggtttgtcgaagatcagatggttgtagatgtgtggtgttaatTATGAAgcctctgttctttttcattggtctatatatctgttttggtaccagtaccatgctgttttggttactgtagtcttgtagtatagtttgaggtcaggtagtgtgatgcctccagcttcgttctttttgcttaggattgcctggctatacgggctcttgtttggttccatatgaaatttaaagtagttttttctaattctgtcaagaaagtcaatggtagcctgatggaaatagcattgaatctgtaaattactttggacagtatggccattttcacaatatttattgtttcttacatgagcatgatttttt
Encoded proteins:
- the OR2G2 gene encoding olfactory receptor 2G2 — its product is MCYLSQLFLSLQEHTLHMGMVRNTSESNLAGFILLGFSDYPQLQKVLFVLISILYLLTILGNTTIILVSRLEPKLHMPMYFFLSHLSFLDLCFTSSVIPQLLVNLWEPMKTITYGGCAVQLYVSHALGSTECVLLAVMSYDRYVAVCHPLRYTVLMHPCLCMALASVAWLSGIATTLVQSTLTLQLPFCGHHQVDHFICEVPVLIKLACVDTTFNEAELFVASILFLIVPVSFILVSYGFIAHAVLRIKSATGRQKAFGTCSSHLTVVVIFYGTIIFMYLQPAKSTSRDQGKFVSLFYTVVTPMLNPIIYTLRNKEVKGALKKVLAKALGVNIL